One Aegilops tauschii subsp. strangulata cultivar AL8/78 chromosome 7, Aet v6.0, whole genome shotgun sequence genomic window carries:
- the LOC109762702 gene encoding B-box zinc finger protein 22 produces MKIQCNACGAAEARVLCCADEAALCAACDEEVHAANRLAAKHQRVPLLPDAAPDAAAPPKCDICQEASGYFFCLEDRALLCRDCDVAIHTVNSFVSAHQRFLLTGVQVGLDPADPVPPVADKHVNTSGGSVDSLPKHLPKKNPTVLFSGENSASIPSQNAISGDYSRQISAPNTKTGMTNWTMDNSALRLAEPPPKYLSDGNSKLLLSNQTTTALSNQMNRDSGRAYNLPFSGGNGSDSLPDWPVDEFFSNLEYGPNFGFTEHGSSKGDNAKLGSAGGSPQCRLAEGLFAEDLLGQVPGFDAEDPWVVPEVPSPPTASGLCWQGNLHYPVYDSAMFVPEAPSLQSSQDHFTASAGFKRRRREF; encoded by the exons ATGAAGATCCAGTGCAACGCGTGCGGCGCGGCGGAGGCGCGGGTGCTCTGCTGCGCCGACGAGGCCGCGCTCTGCGCCGCCTGCGACGAGGAGGTGCACGCCGCCAACAGGCTCGCCGCCAAGCACCAGCGCGTGCCGCTCCTCCCCGACGccgcgcccgacgccgccgcgccgcccaaGTGCGACATCTGCCAG GAGGCTTCTGGATACTTCTTCTGCCTGGAAGACCGTGCTCTACTTTGTAGAGATTGTGATGTTGCTATACACACAGTGAATTCCTTTGTTTCAGCACATCAAAGGTTCCTGCTGACAGGAGTTCAAGTTGGCCTCGATCCTGCTGATCCTGTTCCACCTGTTGCTGACAAGCACGTAAACACTTCAGGTGGATCAGTGGATTCACTACCGAAACACTTGCCAAAGAAAAATCCTACAGTCCTATTTTCAGGTGAAAACAGTGCATCTATTCCCAGCCAGAATGCAATCAGTGGAGATTATTCGAGGCAGATTTCTGCTCCAAATACCAAGACAGGAATGACCAATTGGACTATGGACAACAGTGCACTTAGATTGGCAGAGCCTCCACCTAAGTACCTGTCAGATGGAAATTCAAAACTTTTGCTCTCTAATCAGACCACCACAGCTTTATCCAACCAAATGAACAGAGATAGTGGCCGGGCTTACAACTTACCATTCTCAGGCGGTAATGGGTCAGACAGTTTACCTGATTGGCCTGTGGATGAATTCTTCAGTAACTTAGAATATGGCCCAAACTTTGGCTTCACTGAGCATGGTTCTTCCAAG GGTGACAATGCTAAGCTGGGGAGTGCTGGTGGATCTCCACAGTGCCGTCTAGCTGAAGGCCTGTTTGCAGAAGACCTGCTAGGCCAGGTACCTGGATTCGATGCTGAGGATCCATGGGTGGTGCCCGAGGTTCCCTCCCCACCAACAGCCTCAGGTCTCTGCTGGCAAGGGAACTTGCATTACCCTGTGTACGACAGCGCCATGTTCGTCCCTGAAGCACCCTCCCTGCAGAGCTCCCAGGACCACTTCACTGCATCTGCTGGTTTCAAGCGTCGAAGGAGAGAGTTTTGA
- the LOC109762717 gene encoding uncharacterized protein — MRASMRDALSSWPAAARAATRARGRAVAPFVQTRHRSSGKVLGEEEKAAEDVVKCCSLWSCASGALFGLLGAMLSELFINWAIYTNKANMESAMEQEVPEGEEPKSDVAVVADLFSLKNGPPADSLTGCVVLIGAILCYWLLVHNMDMCHLMNMG, encoded by the exons ATGCGTGCTTCGATGCGCGACGCCCTGTCGagctggccggcggcggcgagggcggcaacaAGGGCCCGGGGCAGGGCGGTGGCGCCGTTCGTGCAGACTAGGCACCGCTCCTCCGGCAAGGTGCTCGGCGAGGAGgagaaggccgccgaggacgtAG TCAAGTGTTGTTCTCTGTGGAGTTGTGCCTCCGGtgcgctcttcgggctgctcggaGCCATGCTGTCAGAGCTCTTCATCAACTGGGCCATCTACACCAACAAG GCTAACATGGAAAGTGCTATGGAACAAGAGGTACCAGAAGGTGAAGAACCAAAGAGTGATGTTGCTGTTGTTGCTGACCTTTTCTCACTAAAGAATGGCCCTCCAGCAGATTCCCTCACTGGCTGTGTTGTTTTGATTGGTGCCATCTTATGTTACTGGTTACTAGTGCACAATATGGACATGTGCCATCTTATGAACATGGGGTAA